GCATCCCAAAGCTTGCCAGGTTGAAGTGACCGAGCCACAGCACGAAGTGGGCAAACGCGAATTTCGGTTACACATCGCCATCGGCCCAACCAAAAGTATCGACCGTTTTGAGTGGTTCCTGGAAAAATCGACAGAGATTGGAATTGATGAAATCACACCGCTTTTGTGCCGCTATTCCGAACGGAAAAGCATTAAGCCGGCGAGACTGGAGAACATTATCACTTCGGCCATGAAGCAATCGCTGAAAGCTTACCGTCCGGTTTTGAATGAAATGACCAGCTTCAAGGATTTTATTTCACAGAAATTTGATGGAGAGAAGTACATTGCCCACTGTGAGCCGACCGAACGAAAACTGTTCAGCCATATTCTCCCGAAAGGGAAAGATGCATTGATCCTGATTGGTCCGGAAGGTGATTTTTCTCCAGAAGAAATAAAGCTAGCGCTGGATAACGGTTTTCAGCCTGTTTCGCTGGGAGAATCGAGATTGCGGACCGAAACGGCAGGAGTAGTGGCCTGCCATACCGTTAACCTCATCAACGAGTTGAAATAACCATGAAGTGGCAAAGAATATACAGAAGCATTGGGGGGCTCATGGTGTTTATCACGTTGGTCGTTTCTGCCAATGCGCAATCGAAAACATCGGTGAAGATTGCCTTGCTGAAGTATGGCGGTGGCGGCGACTGGTATGCCAATCCAACCTCGCTGGGGGATCTCATTCAATATTGCAATAAAAACATTGGCACTAATATCGATCCGGAGCCTGCAACTGTTGACGTGGGAAGTCCGGAGATTTTCAATTACCCGTTTTTGGATATGACGGGACACGGGAACGTTTTTTTTACAGATGCCGAAGTCAAAAACCTGAGAAAATATTTGGAGGCAGGAGGTTTCCTTCATGCAGACGACAATTACGGAATGGATAAATATATCCGCAGAGAAATAAAGAAAGTTCTTCCGGAAAGCGAACTGGTCGAGCTGCCGTTTTCACATCCTATTTACCATCAGAAATACGATTTCCCAAATGGATTACCAAAAATTCATGAGCACGACGGAAAACCGCCGCAGGGATTTGGTATTTTCTACAAAGGAAGGCTTGTTTTCTTCTATACGTACGAATGTGATTTAGGAGATGGTTGGGAAAATCCGGCTGTTCATCACGATCCTTGGTCGCTTCGTGAAAAAGCGTTGCAAATGGGCGCCAATATCATTTCCTACGTATTCGACCATCCGTAAATAAAAAAGCCAGACGGGGAGCCTGGCGATGATTTTTAAAACGTTGCCTCGACCGGCAGATGCTTCGATATGGTTTTCCGGACTTCTTCGATGTAACCTATTCGCACCGTCTTGTCACGGGTTGTCGCATTTCCAAAAAGCAAATGCTCCACTGTTTCAATCCCGCAAAATCCAAACACGCCGGAACGAATGAAATTCATAATGGAGTCGGTCATGCCACTGGCATCGGCATGTTTACGCGAGTCTCCCATATTATTTATAACCAGCGCTTTTTTGCCTTCCAGCAATTTTAACAACCCTTTTTCAGGATGATAATCGAATGCAAAACCACGGGTAAATACGCGATCGAAATACCCCTTCATAATGGCCGGCATGCTCCCCCACCAAACCGGATAAATCAAGCTAATCAAGTCAGCTTTTCGCAAGTATTCCTGCTCGGTTAAAATCTCTTCCGGGTACTCACCTTTGCGCGATTTTTCAAAATCGGCAGCATAATCAACCGGTTTGAAGTGCATTTGGTATAAATCTCTGACAATGACATCGTGGTGGTTCGCCCTGGTCTGTTCCTTCATTACTTCCAGGTAAGCATGGCTCAGCGAATTTGGATTGGGGTGGGCATATATAATTAAATGATTCATTACGTGAACTATCGATTCTATTTTTATTTATTCTAATTAACTGTCAAAAGTAACGAATGCCCTGCACGCATCCAAGCTGGACCGCGAAAGGTAAATTTGAGTTAACAAACAAGAAAGGCTGCAACCTCACGGTGCAGCCTTCACTCGGAAAAACTATGCATAATGCAACTAAACCTAATTATGAACTATTTGCGTTGGAAATTCTCGTTATTTAACTCCCCAGTATTCGTTCGATGCCATCCAGCTTTCAACCGACAGGGTATCGTCTTTTTCTCGGTGCCCACCGATCCAGAAGATATCGGATGACATCCACTTCTCTACTGTCAGCGGGCTGTCCGAAAAATCGGCTTGTTCCTTAACTCCCCAATAATTTTCACTGCTCATCCAATCTTCTACTGGCAGCTGTTCGTCCTGTTCATTTACTCTCCAGTAGTTATTGCTGCTCATCCAGTCTTCTACTTTCAGTTCGCTATCGTTCATCTCATTGTTGACCAGGGCAGTCATTTTTTCAACACCTGCACCTGTCATGGCATTGACTGGCGAAAGCATGGCGGTGAAACCAGAAATTCCCTGAGCATTG
This Prolixibacter sp. NT017 DNA region includes the following protein-coding sequences:
- a CDS encoding NAD(P)H-dependent oxidoreductase encodes the protein MNHLIIYAHPNPNSLSHAYLEVMKEQTRANHHDVIVRDLYQMHFKPVDYAADFEKSRKGEYPEEILTEQEYLRKADLISLIYPVWWGSMPAIMKGYFDRVFTRGFAFDYHPEKGLLKLLEGKKALVINNMGDSRKHADASGMTDSIMNFIRSGVFGFCGIETVEHLLFGNATTRDKTVRIGYIEEVRKTISKHLPVEATF
- a CDS encoding DUF4159 domain-containing protein produces the protein MKWQRIYRSIGGLMVFITLVVSANAQSKTSVKIALLKYGGGGDWYANPTSLGDLIQYCNKNIGTNIDPEPATVDVGSPEIFNYPFLDMTGHGNVFFTDAEVKNLRKYLEAGGFLHADDNYGMDKYIRREIKKVLPESELVELPFSHPIYHQKYDFPNGLPKIHEHDGKPPQGFGIFYKGRLVFFYTYECDLGDGWENPAVHHDPWSLREKALQMGANIISYVFDHP
- a CDS encoding 16S rRNA (uracil(1498)-N(3))-methyltransferase; protein product: MHLFYTPDIKGNQYTLDETESKHCIRVLRLKEGDKIQLVDGKGSFYEAVISHAHPKACQVEVTEPQHEVGKREFRLHIAIGPTKSIDRFEWFLEKSTEIGIDEITPLLCRYSERKSIKPARLENIITSAMKQSLKAYRPVLNEMTSFKDFISQKFDGEKYIAHCEPTERKLFSHILPKGKDALILIGPEGDFSPEEIKLALDNGFQPVSLGESRLRTETAGVVACHTVNLINELK